One Methylomonas sp. LL1 DNA window includes the following coding sequences:
- the yjgA gene encoding ribosome biogenesis factor YjgA, protein MIDQEYYQEEDDEDVEYYAVRPNKTRIKQEIALVFAMAEEICQLTPAQITEFNLPERVESALFDAGKMGQNAARKRLLKYITAQLRTLDTEAVQEKLARMKNRSAHAVREHHQAERWRDQLLADSGNRQLTLLMGDYPDADSQHIRQLQRNAQKEAKEDKPPKSARLLYKYLKDLISDQTPSDLDFKSDQMDEQDI, encoded by the coding sequence ATGATAGATCAAGAATATTACCAAGAAGAAGACGATGAAGACGTCGAGTATTACGCGGTACGCCCCAATAAAACTCGAATCAAGCAAGAAATTGCCCTCGTTTTTGCAATGGCGGAGGAGATTTGCCAATTGACTCCGGCACAAATCACCGAATTTAATTTGCCCGAGCGCGTTGAGTCTGCCTTATTCGATGCGGGAAAAATGGGCCAAAACGCCGCGCGTAAACGTTTGCTGAAATACATTACCGCTCAACTTAGAACGCTGGATACCGAAGCCGTCCAAGAAAAGCTGGCTCGAATGAAAAACAGAAGCGCGCACGCGGTAAGAGAACACCATCAAGCTGAACGCTGGCGCGATCAATTGCTGGCCGATAGCGGCAATCGCCAATTGACACTGTTGATGGGCGATTATCCCGATGCCGACAGCCAGCATATTCGTCAATTACAACGGAATGCGCAAAAAGAGGCCAAGGAAGATAAACCGCCGAAATCGGCACGTCTGCTGTATAAATATTTGAAAGATTTGATTTCGGATCAGACTCCATCCGATCTGGATTTTAAATCGGATCAAATGGATGAGCAGGACATTTAA
- a CDS encoding CBS domain-containing protein: MRVAELMTSKVFTVEPNDLIDRVFFLIHYEKIRHLPVVEKGKLVGIVSDRDLYKALGPKSNSNAVEANKDNTQLHVISQKVVHIMHRGVYTVTPDTLLSDAAAMMAEHRIGALPVVENNKLVGILSATDILRIFAKQEHAREEREKKSSESQG, translated from the coding sequence ATGCGCGTCGCCGAGCTGATGACCAGCAAAGTATTTACTGTCGAACCCAATGATTTGATCGATCGGGTTTTCTTTTTAATTCATTACGAAAAAATCCGTCATCTGCCGGTGGTGGAAAAAGGCAAACTGGTGGGTATCGTCTCCGACCGCGATTTGTACAAGGCTCTGGGGCCTAAAAGCAACTCCAATGCGGTTGAAGCCAATAAGGACAACACCCAGCTGCATGTCATATCTCAAAAAGTAGTGCATATCATGCACCGTGGGGTCTATACCGTCACCCCCGATACGCTACTGTCGGATGCCGCGGCGATGATGGCCGAGCACCGTATCGGCGCCCTGCCGGTAGTAGAGAACAACAAGCTGGTAGGCATTTTGTCCGCCACCGATATCCTCAGAATATTCGCCAAACAGGAACATGCTCGAGAAGAGCGTGAAAAAAAGAGTAGCGAAAGCCAGGGTTAA
- a CDS encoding ExbD/TolR family protein: protein MGFKTQSDDDDAVSEINVTPLVDVMLVLVIILLVTAPLLTQSVNVALPKTASTTPDVDKQPMQLGIDAQGGVTLNKNPIADLAMLEATLQKELVANSDLTVHVYADQAVNYGKVAEVMAAVQHAGIAKLAFVTLEK, encoded by the coding sequence ATGGGATTTAAAACACAATCGGACGACGACGACGCGGTTAGTGAGATTAACGTCACGCCGCTGGTGGATGTCATGTTGGTATTGGTGATTATTTTGTTGGTTACCGCACCCTTGTTAACCCAATCAGTGAACGTGGCGCTTCCCAAAACAGCATCCACTACACCGGATGTCGACAAGCAGCCCATGCAGCTGGGTATCGATGCCCAGGGCGGCGTGACACTTAATAAAAATCCCATTGCCGATTTGGCGATGTTGGAAGCGACACTGCAAAAAGAATTAGTTGCAAACTCGGACCTGACCGTGCATGTTTACGCCGATCAAGCGGTAAATTACGGTAAAGTCGCGGAAGTGATGGCGGCCGTGCAACATGCCGGTATTGCCAAGTTGGCGTTTGTGACGTTGGAGAAATAA
- a CDS encoding 1,2-dihydroxy-3-keto-5-methylthiopentene dioxygenase has translation MSALTTYRADQPQNGTTTREFAAIAEQLHAIGVQFERWRAECEFGADAEAQDVLNAYQGSVDRLKQQYGFQSADVISLKADHPSKDQLRQKFLSEHTHSEFEVRFFVEGRGLFYLHIADKVYAVLCEQGDLISVPANTTHWFDMGENPDFKCIRLFTTEDGWVAQYTGNPIAESFPTLDHYLATL, from the coding sequence ATGAGCGCCTTAACCACCTATCGAGCTGACCAACCTCAAAACGGTACCACCACGCGCGAGTTTGCCGCCATCGCCGAACAATTGCATGCCATCGGCGTACAATTCGAGCGCTGGCGGGCCGAATGCGAATTCGGCGCCGACGCCGAAGCGCAAGACGTCCTGAATGCTTATCAAGGTTCGGTAGACAGGCTCAAGCAACAATACGGCTTTCAGTCGGCCGACGTGATCAGCTTGAAAGCCGACCATCCCAGCAAGGATCAATTGCGGCAAAAATTCCTGTCCGAACACACCCACAGCGAGTTCGAAGTACGCTTCTTCGTCGAAGGACGCGGCCTGTTTTATCTGCATATAGCCGACAAGGTGTATGCGGTGTTGTGCGAACAGGGCGACCTGATCAGCGTTCCGGCTAATACCACACACTGGTTCGACATGGGCGAAAATCCCGATTTCAAATGCATCCGCCTGTTCACCACCGAAGACGGCTGGGTGGCGCAATATACCGGCAATCCGATCGCGGAAAGCTTCCCTACCCTGGACCACTATCTGGCGACATTATGA
- a CDS encoding L,D-transpeptidase family protein — MKRALLSCLLALTNTAASALTLPAPDRPGDSLIGSPPHQVKYVPAKYEDTLIDIAVEHRLGQDEIVLANPHVDRWLPGAGTPVRIPTSFILPNAPRKGIVINLPEMRIYYYPDANTVVTYAIGIGRENNWKTPLGRTQIAGKMENPSWTPPPSIIAEHLAEGDVLEPYYPPGPDNPLGLFAFRLGIPGYLIHSTTKTNGIGMRVSHGCIRMYPADIEQFFPMVRTGTQVNIVNQSIKLGWYHDTLYMEVYPELEEMPATYEQRLHTALNLIEQANGGQMPVIKGSVLKLALEKATGIPVAIFERPVSTTAQTQAQ; from the coding sequence ATGAAACGTGCGTTGTTATCTTGCCTATTGGCGCTCACCAACACGGCTGCATCGGCGCTCACTTTGCCGGCGCCCGATCGGCCGGGTGACAGTCTGATCGGCAGTCCGCCGCATCAGGTTAAATATGTGCCGGCGAAATACGAAGACACTCTGATTGATATTGCGGTTGAGCACCGGCTGGGGCAGGACGAAATTGTGCTGGCCAATCCGCATGTCGATCGCTGGCTGCCGGGGGCGGGAACGCCGGTGCGCATCCCGACCAGTTTCATACTGCCCAACGCGCCACGCAAGGGTATCGTTATCAATTTGCCGGAAATGCGAATTTATTATTACCCCGACGCTAACACAGTCGTTACTTACGCCATCGGCATCGGCAGAGAAAATAACTGGAAGACCCCGTTAGGTAGAACCCAAATTGCCGGAAAAATGGAAAACCCTTCCTGGACGCCGCCGCCGTCTATCATTGCCGAACATTTGGCGGAGGGTGATGTGTTGGAACCTTACTACCCGCCTGGACCGGACAATCCACTGGGTTTGTTTGCGTTCCGTCTGGGGATTCCCGGCTACTTGATTCACAGCACCACAAAAACCAACGGCATTGGCATGCGCGTCAGTCATGGTTGTATTCGGATGTATCCGGCCGATATCGAACAATTTTTCCCGATGGTTAGGACGGGTACTCAGGTCAACATCGTCAATCAATCCATCAAGCTAGGCTGGTATCACGATACTTTGTATATGGAGGTCTACCCCGAGTTGGAGGAAATGCCGGCGACATACGAACAACGCTTGCATACGGCATTAAATTTGATCGAGCAAGCCAATGGCGGACAAATGCCGGTGATAAAAGGCTCGGTGCTTAAGCTAGCCTTGGAAAAAGCCACCGGCATTCCAGTTGCCATTTTCGAGCGCCCCGTCAGCACTACCGCTCAAACTCAAGCGCAATAA
- the mtgA gene encoding monofunctional biosynthetic peptidoglycan transglycosylase gives MHNYFHSISPLNRYQTSRYSRQPVKTYRAATSVSKRLLRGLAYFVIALLLSSIVLTAILRFLPAPTSAFMLHQHIDDLVAGKSYRPIQQHWVSNAQISKYAFAAVIASEDQRFYQHYGFDLDAIYKAYKHNLRGGKLRGASTISQQVAKNLFLSPARNFGRKILEIWFTLLIETLWDKSRILEMYLNIAEFGDHLYGIEAASRHYFGISAKRLSASQAALLAATLPNPAALKADKPTAYLGRRQSWVLRQMRNLEP, from the coding sequence ATGCACAATTATTTTCACTCCATTAGCCCATTGAATCGTTATCAAACTTCACGTTACTCACGTCAGCCAGTCAAAACCTATCGGGCCGCAACTTCCGTATCGAAACGCTTGCTGCGTGGTTTGGCCTATTTTGTAATCGCGTTATTGCTTAGTTCAATAGTCTTGACGGCAATCTTGCGTTTCCTGCCAGCGCCGACTTCGGCATTTATGTTGCACCAGCATATTGACGACTTGGTTGCGGGTAAGTCTTATCGGCCCATTCAGCAGCACTGGGTTAGCAATGCACAAATATCCAAGTACGCATTTGCGGCTGTTATCGCATCCGAGGACCAGCGTTTTTATCAGCATTATGGCTTTGATCTTGATGCTATCTACAAGGCATACAAACATAATTTGAGGGGCGGTAAATTGCGCGGGGCCAGCACTATCAGCCAGCAGGTGGCGAAAAATTTATTTTTGAGTCCCGCGCGGAATTTTGGGCGCAAGATATTGGAAATCTGGTTTACCTTGTTGATTGAAACGTTATGGGATAAATCCAGAATTTTGGAGATGTATTTGAATATCGCCGAATTCGGCGATCATTTGTATGGTATTGAAGCTGCCAGCCGGCATTACTTCGGTATCTCCGCCAAGCGGCTTTCAGCTAGCCAGGCAGCACTATTGGCCGCTACTCTGCCGAATCCAGCGGCATTGAAGGCTGATAAGCCGACGGCCTATTTAGGTCGCCGGCAAAGCTGGGTTTTGCGGCAAATGCGTAATTTGGAGCCTTGA
- the rdgC gene encoding recombination-associated protein RdgC, whose translation MWFRNLAVYRFTEPFTLTSEVLEQKLQQQPFRPCGGHDEFSFGWTSPLGKASDALVHANNGFFMLCAKKEEKVIPASVINEMLQEKISEIEELEARKLPGKERTRIKDELIFELLPRAFSFSRKTYAYIDSQGSWLVVDAASAKKAEDLLSQLRKCLGSLPVVPIGASIKPATVMTQWLLHHDAPKDIVIEDECELRSPEEEGGIIRCKRHDLALPEIKNHLDNGKQVIKLALSWAERLSFVLDENLSVKRLKFLDLIQEQAADIETIDEVEQFDADFSIMTAELAQFFPRLLELFNVEGNA comes from the coding sequence ATGTGGTTTAGAAATCTGGCGGTTTATCGTTTTACCGAGCCCTTCACATTAACATCCGAGGTTTTGGAGCAAAAACTGCAGCAACAACCGTTTCGCCCTTGCGGTGGGCATGATGAATTCAGTTTCGGCTGGACTTCGCCTCTTGGAAAGGCATCCGATGCCTTAGTGCACGCCAACAATGGCTTCTTCATGCTGTGCGCAAAAAAAGAGGAAAAAGTCATCCCCGCTTCGGTCATCAACGAAATGTTGCAAGAAAAAATCAGCGAAATAGAGGAGCTGGAGGCGCGTAAATTACCTGGAAAGGAGCGCACGCGGATCAAGGATGAACTGATTTTTGAGCTGTTGCCGCGCGCCTTCTCGTTTTCGCGTAAAACTTACGCCTATATCGATAGCCAAGGCAGCTGGCTGGTCGTGGATGCGGCATCGGCGAAAAAAGCCGAAGATTTGCTCAGCCAATTGCGCAAATGTCTGGGCTCGCTCCCGGTCGTACCCATCGGCGCATCGATCAAGCCGGCAACGGTGATGACTCAATGGTTGCTGCATCATGACGCGCCAAAAGACATTGTCATCGAGGATGAATGCGAATTACGTTCTCCCGAAGAAGAAGGCGGCATCATTCGTTGTAAACGCCACGATTTGGCGTTGCCGGAAATCAAAAATCATCTCGACAACGGCAAGCAAGTGATCAAGCTGGCGCTGAGTTGGGCCGAAAGATTATCGTTTGTGCTGGATGAAAATCTGTCAGTCAAACGCCTGAAATTTCTGGACTTGATTCAGGAGCAGGCCGCAGACATCGAAACCATCGACGAGGTCGAGCAATTCGATGCCGATTTTTCTATTATGACGGCGGAACTTGCCCAGTTCTTTCCGCGTCTGCTTGAATTGTTTAATGTCGAGGGTAATGCCTAA
- a CDS encoding methylthioribulose 1-phosphate dehydratase, which translates to MTLKTDEFYSKADELIAAGRFIDNKGWVPATSGNFSARLADGNIAITVSGRHKGHLQRDDIMLINAEGKSLDGKKPSAETLLHTSIYQRYPEVRAVLHPHSMNATLAARLFKHEIVLEDYELLKALAGIDTHETRIAIPIFPNDQNIPRLAAVVENHLDKHGDIHAYVIAGHGFYTWGPSVNDTLRHLEALEFLFDCEIRLHGVKQA; encoded by the coding sequence ATGACTTTAAAAACCGACGAATTTTACAGCAAGGCCGACGAGCTGATTGCCGCCGGTCGTTTCATCGACAATAAAGGCTGGGTGCCCGCCACCAGTGGCAATTTTTCCGCGCGATTGGCTGACGGCAATATCGCGATTACCGTCTCCGGCCGCCATAAAGGCCATTTGCAGCGCGACGACATCATGTTGATCAACGCAGAGGGAAAGTCGCTGGACGGCAAGAAACCCTCGGCGGAAACTCTGCTGCACACGTCTATTTACCAGCGCTATCCCGAGGTGCGAGCGGTTTTGCATCCGCACTCGATGAATGCCACGCTGGCCGCGCGCTTGTTTAAACATGAAATCGTGCTGGAAGATTATGAGCTATTGAAAGCCCTGGCCGGCATAGACACTCACGAAACCCGCATCGCCATCCCGATTTTCCCTAACGACCAGAACATTCCGCGACTGGCCGCCGTGGTGGAAAATCATCTGGATAAGCACGGCGATATTCATGCCTATGTGATTGCCGGCCACGGTTTCTACACGTGGGGGCCTTCCGTGAATGACACGCTACGCCATTTGGAAGCATTGGAATTTTTATTCGATTGTGAAATACGTTTGCACGGAGTAAAACAAGCATGA
- the rimK gene encoding 30S ribosomal protein S6--L-glutamate ligase gives MKIAILSRDATLHSSVRLLEAATARGHQARVLDPTHCYMNITSMKPSIHYQGENLVGYDAVIPRIGASITFYGTAVLRQFEVMNTFCLNNSAAISRSRDKMASSQLLARKGIDLPITAFAHNPDNIEDLIAEVGGAPLVIKLVEGSQGIGVVLAETDNAARSVIQAFMGLNANIMVQEFIQEAKGSDIRCFVIGDKVVAAIKRQGREGEFRSNLHRGGSATLERLTPLERTTAVRAAKIMGLNVCGVDLLRSKRGPLVMEVNSSPGLEGIEKASGKDIAGLMIEYIEKNIATKNKSAALSL, from the coding sequence ATGAAAATAGCCATTCTTTCCCGCGATGCCACGCTGCATTCCAGCGTGCGTCTGTTGGAGGCCGCCACGGCACGCGGCCATCAAGCTCGAGTGCTGGATCCCACTCACTGCTACATGAACATCACCTCGATGAAGCCATCGATTCATTACCAAGGCGAAAATCTGGTCGGTTATGATGCGGTGATTCCGCGCATCGGCGCGTCGATCACGTTCTATGGCACGGCGGTACTGCGGCAATTCGAGGTAATGAACACTTTCTGCCTGAATAATTCGGCCGCCATCAGCCGCTCCCGCGACAAAATGGCTTCCAGTCAATTACTGGCCCGCAAGGGCATCGACCTGCCGATCACGGCTTTTGCCCATAATCCCGATAATATCGAGGATCTAATCGCCGAAGTCGGTGGCGCGCCGCTGGTCATCAAACTGGTGGAAGGGTCGCAAGGCATAGGCGTGGTACTGGCTGAAACCGACAACGCTGCCCGTAGCGTGATTCAGGCCTTCATGGGCCTGAATGCCAATATCATGGTGCAGGAGTTTATTCAGGAAGCCAAGGGCAGCGACATTCGCTGCTTTGTGATCGGCGACAAGGTGGTAGCCGCCATCAAGCGCCAGGGCCGAGAAGGCGAGTTCCGCTCCAACCTGCATCGCGGCGGTAGCGCCACACTGGAACGGCTAACACCGCTGGAGCGCACCACGGCAGTCAGGGCGGCCAAGATCATGGGCCTGAATGTCTGCGGCGTCGACCTACTGCGTTCCAAGCGCGGCCCCTTGGTGATGGAAGTCAACTCATCACCGGGCCTTGAAGGCATAGAAAAAGCCTCCGGCAAGGACATTGCCGGCTTGATGATCGAATATATCGAAAAAAATATCGCTACTAAAAATAAGTCGGCGGCCTTGAGCCTTTAG
- the mtnC gene encoding acireductone synthase translates to MIKAIVTDIEGTTSSLSFVKDVLFPYARAHLPEFVKQHQDEAEVKALLADARREAGSELGLEQLVAQCIDWIDRDQKITPLKSLQGLIWEAGYRRGDFNGHLYEDAVRNLNAWKEAGYALYVYSSGSVHAQKLLFGHTEYGDLTPLFSGYFDTHIGGKREAVSYQRIAEQIQLQPEEILFLSDIKEELDAASQAGLNTYWLIRNRTADPQAAHRHAYDFDAIRL, encoded by the coding sequence ATGATTAAGGCCATCGTCACCGATATCGAAGGCACGACTTCATCGCTGTCTTTTGTAAAGGATGTGTTGTTTCCCTACGCCCGCGCCCATTTGCCGGAGTTTGTAAAGCAACACCAGGATGAAGCCGAAGTTAAAGCGTTGCTAGCCGATGCCCGTCGCGAAGCCGGCTCGGAATTGGGCCTAGAACAACTCGTCGCCCAATGCATAGACTGGATAGACCGCGATCAAAAAATCACGCCGCTGAAATCCTTGCAGGGCCTAATCTGGGAAGCTGGCTACCGGCGGGGCGATTTCAACGGCCACCTTTACGAAGATGCCGTCCGAAACTTAAATGCCTGGAAAGAAGCCGGCTACGCGCTTTACGTGTATTCCTCCGGCTCGGTCCACGCCCAGAAGCTGTTGTTCGGGCATACCGAATACGGCGATTTGACACCGCTGTTTTCCGGCTATTTCGACACCCATATCGGCGGCAAGCGGGAAGCCGTGTCCTATCAACGCATTGCCGAACAGATTCAGCTTCAACCCGAGGAAATCCTGTTTCTGTCCGACATCAAGGAAGAACTGGATGCCGCTAGCCAAGCCGGCTTGAACACCTACTGGCTAATCAGAAATCGGACTGCCGACCCGCAAGCCGCTCATCGCCATGCCTATGATTTTGACGCGATCCGGCTGTAA